ACGCTGATCACGGCGCTAGGCACCGGCATCGGCAAGGACGACTACAACCCCGACAAGCTGCGCTATCACCGCATCATCATCATGACCGATGCTGACGTGGACGGCTCGCACATCCGCACCCTGCTGCTGACCTTCTTCTATCGGCAGATGCCGGAGCTCATCGAACGCGGCCATATCTACATCGGCCTGCCGCCGCTGTACAAGGTCAAGCAGGGCAAGAACGAGCTCTATCTCAAGGACGATGCGGCACTGAATGCCTATCTGATCGCCAGCGCCGTCGATGGTGCAGAACTCACCTACGCCCCGGATGCGCCACCCATCCGCGGCGAGGCGCTCGAAAAACTGCTGCGTGACTATCAACAGGCGCTGGATCAGATCGAGCGGCTGGGCCATCGCTTCGATACCCAGGTCCTCACGGCCATGCTCGAGCATGTTCCGCCGGAACCGGCGCGCTGGGATGACGGCCAGGCCCTGCCAACCTGGCTGGCCGGCCTCACCACCCGGCTGGCGGCCAGCGGACTGGGCAAACCACGCTATCGGCTCGACATACGCGAGGGTACGGATGGGGAGGCGCAAGCGATCGGCGTCGTTCGCGAACAACATGGCCTGAGCCACGAGTTCATGCTGCCGAAAGCCTTCTTTGCCGGCGCCGAGTTCCGCCCGATCCTGGAAATCGGCCGCCAGCTGACCGGCCTGGTCCAGGCCGGAGCGGTGGTGCGCCGGGGTAACGCCTCGCGGGGCGTGGTCAGTTTCGCCGAAGCCCGACACTGGCTGCTCGAGGAAGCCAAGAAAGGCCGCGCCATCCAGCGCTTCAAGGGCCTGGGCGAAATGAATCCCGAGCAGCTATGGGAAACCACGGTCAACCCGGAGACGCGCCGCATGCTGCAGGTGGGCATCGAAGATGCGATCGCGGCCGACCAGATGTTTTCCATGCTGATGGGCGAGGCGGTCGAGCCGCGACGGGAGTTCATCGAAGCCAACGCCCTCAAGGTCGCCAATCTCGACGTGTAGGCGCAGATGGCAGCGCCAAGGTCAAGGTCTTGATTTGCATGTTTTTTGCGGCGACGCAGCTTGTCGCCGCCGGCCCGATCAGGCTACGCTCCAGCGCTTGCACATCGTTGCCCCGTTTCCATCCGGACTAAACCTCAAGGGAACTCGCCATGAAACGACCCGCCCTGGGCACACTGCTGGCCGGCGCCGCGTTGGCCTTCGCGTTTGCCGCGGCACCGACGACGCAGGCCGCCGATCGCCATGCGGACAAGAAAGAGGTGCTCTATCCCAATGCCACCCGCCAGGAGCCCAAGCTCGACCTGACCAGCGCCAAGGACCAGAAGGCGCTGAACGAGGCCCTGGACGCGGTCAATGAGGGCGACAAGGCCAAGGCCGTGCCGCTGCTGCAGGACATCATCGAGCACAGCAAGAGCAAGTACGCCCAGGCGCTGGCGCTGCAGGGGCTGGCCAACCTCAAGTACAACGATGGCGACGTCAAGGGCGCGATCGAAAGCCTCAAGCAGGCGCTCGACAATGGCGTGTTGCCCAACGACACCTATTTCCAGCTGCTCTATGAGCTGGCGCAGTTCTACGTCGCCGACGAGCAGTACCAGCAGGCACTCGATACGCTGACCAAATGGCGCAGCGAAGGCCGCAAGGAAACCGCCGAGTCGTATGCGCTGGAAGGCAACATCGATTACCGCCTCGGCAAGTATCAGGAAGCGATCGCCGCGATCAAGAAGGCGCAGTCGTTGACCGACAAGCCGCAGGATTCCTGGAACCAGATCCTGATGGCGAGCTACGCCGAAACGGGCCAGACCGACCAGGCCGCTCAGCTCGCGCAGCAGCAGCTGGCCGACAACCCGAACGATCCCGCGGCCCTGAACAATGCGGTCGCGGTGCTGATGCAGGCGCAGAAATACCCCCAGGCGATCGAGCTTCTGGAAAAGGCGCGCGCCGCCGGTGCCTTCAAGGACGAAAAGCAGTACGTCAACCTGGCCAAGCTCTACCTGGTCAACGGCCAGGACAGCCCCGATCCCAAGCCCAATGCGGCCAAGGCGGTGGCCGTGCTCGAGGAAGGCCTGTCCAAGGGCATCATCGCCGCCAATGCCGACAACGAGAAGCTGTTGGGCGACGCGGCCTACATCGCCGAACAGCCGGCCAAGGCGATCGAGGCCTACAAGAAGGCCATTCCCCAGGCGAAGGACGGTGAACCCGCCCTGCGTGCAGGCCAGCTGCTCCTCACCGAGGGCAAATATGCGGAGGCCAAGACGATGATCCAGCAAGCCATCGCCAAGGGCGTCGAGCACAAGGGCCGGGCCTACCTGCTGCTTGCCGAGGCCGAGCGCAATCTCAAGGACAAGGCCGGCGCCATTGCGGCCATGAAGCAGGCCGCGCAGGACCCGGAAACGGCCGCCAAGGCCAACGCCTGGCTCAAGCAGACGGGCGGCAAGTGATCTAAAAGCCCGCCACGTGGCTGCCGGGCTTGATTTGCCCGGCGTCACGCTGGTGATGTGACGCTATACAAAAGCATTCAGCTGTTGTAACGTTTTAGAACCCCGTTTCTCCCAGCTCGCGACAAATGCCGTGTCCAGCGCATTTGCCGCGCCGTGCTGC
The DNA window shown above is from Aerosticca soli and carries:
- a CDS encoding tetratricopeptide repeat protein translates to MKRPALGTLLAGAALAFAFAAAPTTQAADRHADKKEVLYPNATRQEPKLDLTSAKDQKALNEALDAVNEGDKAKAVPLLQDIIEHSKSKYAQALALQGLANLKYNDGDVKGAIESLKQALDNGVLPNDTYFQLLYELAQFYVADEQYQQALDTLTKWRSEGRKETAESYALEGNIDYRLGKYQEAIAAIKKAQSLTDKPQDSWNQILMASYAETGQTDQAAQLAQQQLADNPNDPAALNNAVAVLMQAQKYPQAIELLEKARAAGAFKDEKQYVNLAKLYLVNGQDSPDPKPNAAKAVAVLEEGLSKGIIAANADNEKLLGDAAYIAEQPAKAIEAYKKAIPQAKDGEPALRAGQLLLTEGKYAEAKTMIQQAIAKGVEHKGRAYLLLAEAERNLKDKAGAIAAMKQAAQDPETAAKANAWLKQTGGK